Proteins from one Halogeometricum sp. S1BR25-6 genomic window:
- a CDS encoding amidohydrolase family protein, with product MDSVSHCFNHTPENHKHPHAQIWDDETYELGAKLLPDGYVPSEEVFYRDHQPEELARLLFLESQIDYSVYHSLPLDDYFHDGYVSREKGFEFMEQNPERVSMYVDINPLEDDAGDQIEEFAAKDGVEGIKFYPARYQNGNDLSLQLTEEAVWPLLQRVADSEVDTLAIHKFIPFATAPVRYFKPDDVEDAANSFPDVNFEIIHAGFSFVEETVLAMASHDNVYANLENTACLVNTRPRKFAKALGELLYWAGPDRIVYAGGATALHPQPPIDGIRNFEMPEDLIEDYDYPEVTQEMKEKILGKNALRLLDKDPEQIKKDIQGDKWDQLRTEREESGDFPAEPWSTYEADSALASDD from the coding sequence GTGGACTCCGTGTCACACTGCTTCAACCACACGCCAGAGAATCACAAACACCCACACGCACAGATCTGGGACGACGAGACGTACGAGCTCGGTGCGAAGCTCCTCCCCGACGGCTACGTACCGTCCGAAGAGGTGTTCTACCGCGACCACCAGCCCGAAGAGCTCGCTCGGCTCCTCTTCTTAGAGAGTCAGATCGACTACTCGGTCTACCACTCCCTGCCGCTCGACGACTACTTCCACGACGGCTACGTCTCCCGCGAGAAGGGTTTCGAGTTCATGGAGCAGAACCCCGAGCGCGTGTCGATGTACGTCGACATCAACCCGCTCGAAGACGACGCGGGCGACCAGATAGAGGAGTTCGCCGCGAAAGACGGAGTCGAGGGCATCAAGTTCTATCCCGCGCGCTACCAGAACGGCAACGACCTCTCGCTCCAGTTGACCGAAGAGGCCGTCTGGCCCCTTCTCCAGCGAGTCGCCGACTCCGAGGTCGACACGCTGGCTATCCACAAGTTCATCCCGTTCGCGACGGCGCCCGTTCGCTACTTCAAGCCCGACGACGTCGAGGACGCGGCCAACTCGTTCCCCGACGTCAACTTCGAGATCATCCACGCGGGCTTCTCGTTCGTAGAGGAGACGGTGCTCGCGATGGCGAGCCACGACAACGTCTACGCCAACCTCGAGAACACCGCCTGTCTCGTCAACACCCGACCGCGGAAGTTCGCGAAAGCGCTCGGTGAACTGCTCTACTGGGCCGGCCCGGACCGCATCGTCTACGCCGGGGGTGCGACGGCGCTGCACCCTCAGCCACCCATCGACGGCATCCGGAACTTCGAGATGCCCGAAGACCTGATCGAAGACTACGACTACCCCGAAGTCACACAGGAGATGAAAGAAAAGATCCTCGGCAAGAACGCGCTTCGGCTCCTCGACAAGGACCCCGAGCAGATCAAGAAGGACATCCAGGGGGACAAGTGGGACCAGCTCCGCACGGAACGCGAAGAGAGCGGCGACTTCCCCGCCGAGCCGTGGTCGACGTACGAAGCCGACTCGGCTCTCGCGTCCGACGACTAA
- a CDS encoding metal-sulfur cluster assembly factor gives MSAHTDPYARTEEATHVTPSTEFDDERKTKVKAQLDEVLDPCSCMSDHPISILDLGLVESIAVDGRDVEVTLLLTSQRCTYFLDINDEVRERVESLDEVDGCEVHQDTSGQIWTNDRMSTEEREARRQRFHDQMDAAGVTPYAERSD, from the coding sequence ATGTCCGCACACACCGACCCCTACGCGCGGACGGAAGAGGCCACGCACGTCACGCCGAGCACGGAGTTCGACGACGAGCGCAAGACGAAGGTCAAGGCGCAACTGGACGAGGTGCTCGACCCCTGTAGCTGTATGAGCGATCACCCGATCAGCATCCTCGACCTCGGTCTCGTCGAGTCCATCGCGGTCGACGGCCGCGACGTGGAGGTGACGCTCCTCCTGACCTCACAGCGATGTACGTACTTCCTCGACATCAACGACGAGGTGCGCGAGCGCGTCGAGTCGCTCGACGAGGTCGACGGCTGCGAGGTCCACCAGGACACCAGCGGTCAGATCTGGACCAACGACCGGATGTCGACCGAGGAACGGGAGGCTCGACGGCAGCGGTTCCACGACCAGATGGACGCCGCTGGCGTTACCCCCTACGCCGAACGCTCGGACTGA